A section of the Solitalea canadensis DSM 3403 genome encodes:
- the msrB gene encoding peptide-methionine (R)-S-oxide reductase MsrB, whose translation MNIFKLSLCFAIAFSAISFTACAQSKNTDPKTEKKMSYKVQKTEEEWKKELTPEQYAILRQKGTERPFTGEYNNFYKKGTYVCAACGTKLFESGTKFDGHCGWPSFDKAIPGTVEYHKDLSHGMIRTEILCANCGGHLGHIFDDGPTETGDRYCVNSISLKFVPEQQ comes from the coding sequence ATGAATATCTTTAAATTATCCCTTTGCTTTGCTATAGCTTTCTCCGCAATCAGCTTTACAGCCTGTGCACAGAGTAAAAATACGGATCCTAAAACAGAAAAAAAGATGAGTTATAAAGTTCAGAAAACCGAAGAAGAGTGGAAAAAGGAACTCACTCCTGAGCAATATGCTATTTTACGCCAGAAAGGAACAGAACGTCCATTTACCGGCGAATACAATAATTTTTATAAAAAAGGCACTTATGTTTGTGCGGCGTGTGGAACCAAACTCTTTGAGTCGGGGACTAAGTTTGACGGTCACTGCGGATGGCCAAGCTTTGACAAAGCGATTCCCGGTACTGTAGAATACCATAAGGACTTAAGTCATGGAATGATCAGAACTGAAATTTTATGTGCGAATTGCGGTGGACATCTCGGCCATATTTTTGATGATGGCCCAACAGAAACGGGTGATCGCTATTGCGTAAATTCCATATCACTAAAATTTGTTCCTGAACAACAATAA
- a CDS encoding patatin-like phospholipase family protein: MKIGLVMSGGGIRGIAHLGVVKALYEEGLTFSKISGTSAGAIVGAFLANGYQPDFILNAFKVTSLFRYIKPVIKGFGLLSLQNTSILYDQFLPATFEELKIPFVVAATDLGNARIAYFSSGKLIAPVQASSCIPAVFKPIEMDGKLYVDGGILDNFPVEVIMDDCDFIIGSCCNHLEKIDSVTGIKNIIERSVVISLNSRTESKKRLCNVIIEPKGLGSISLFHVKRTDDIFEQGYKAAKEEIKNNPELKEAIKNFKELQLAK; this comes from the coding sequence ATGAAGATCGGATTAGTAATGTCGGGAGGGGGAATTCGGGGAATTGCTCATTTAGGTGTGGTTAAGGCCCTCTATGAAGAGGGTTTGACTTTTTCAAAAATCTCAGGAACCAGTGCTGGGGCAATTGTGGGGGCATTTTTAGCCAATGGTTATCAACCTGATTTCATCCTTAATGCGTTTAAAGTAACCAGTTTATTCAGGTATATAAAACCGGTTATCAAAGGTTTCGGACTTCTTTCCTTACAAAATACCAGTATTCTTTATGATCAATTTCTGCCTGCAACATTTGAAGAATTAAAGATACCATTTGTAGTTGCTGCAACTGATTTAGGCAACGCAAGAATAGCTTATTTCTCTTCTGGAAAATTAATAGCTCCCGTGCAAGCTTCAAGTTGTATTCCTGCGGTTTTTAAACCCATCGAAATGGATGGGAAATTATATGTTGATGGTGGAATACTTGATAATTTTCCGGTGGAAGTTATCATGGATGATTGTGATTTTATTATCGGCTCCTGCTGCAATCATTTGGAAAAAATTGACTCTGTAACAGGCATCAAAAATATTATTGAACGATCTGTTGTCATCAGCCTAAACTCACGAACAGAAAGCAAGAAAAGACTGTGTAATGTTATTATTGAGCCGAAAGGACTTGGATCAATAAGTCTTTTTCATGTAAAGCGAACTGACGACATTTTTGAACAAGGATATAAAGCTGCTAAAGAGGAAATTAAAAACAATCCTGAATTAAAAGAGGCGATTAAAAACTTCAAGGAACTTCAACTGGCAAAATAG